A stretch of the Lolium perenne isolate Kyuss_39 chromosome 3, Kyuss_2.0, whole genome shotgun sequence genome encodes the following:
- the LOC127340608 gene encoding uncharacterized protein yields MYAHSPPVFDLSSSAAPTPPPLPLPLPLLHQAKANDAIYDHLGNKGQPSLIPEYDLGGEGDLFKAPEPIIEEPLLTLDSVADAISIMSCDENTMDDTIQVSDMVLSEVMYECEKELMEKSVIEETISELVDIIPMLQVEKVPGELRASPLAGECSLQKSVSSECLNSADWMNGSVRPNFLDFQGLDFEAAFGLSKKWNLGANTPRLVTISDLKTEERKQKLSRYRMKKFKRNFGRKIKYACRKAMADSQPRMRGRFAKMHCGDMLKPRK; encoded by the exons ATGTACGCCCACTCGCCGCCGGTCTTCGACCTCTCCTCCTCCGCTGCTCCTACACCACCGCCActgcctcttcctcttcctcttctacaTCAAGCTAAAGCCAACGACGCCATCTACGACCACCTC GGAAACAAGGGGCAGCCATCCTTGATACCAGAGTATGACCTTGGAGGAGAAGGGGACCTGTTCAAGGCTCCAGAGCCCATAATTGAAGAACCGCTGCTTACCCTCGACTCGGTAGCGGATGCCATCTCGATAATGTCCTGCGATGAGAATACAATGGATGACACCATCCAGGTTTCAGACATGGTTTTGAGTGAAGTGATGTACGAGTGCGAGAAGGAGCTCATGGAGAAGTCGGTGATCGAAGAGACGATATCCGAACTTGTAGACATCATCCCTATGTTACAAGTTGAGAAGGTCCCCGGAGAACTCAGGGCATCACCTTTAGCCGGTGAATGCTCACTCCAGAAGAGTGTTAGCTCTGAATGCCTCAACTCGGCCGATTGGATGAATGGGTCAGTGAGGCCAAATTTCTTGGATTTCCAAGGGCTCGACTTCGAGGCGGCATTCGGGCTGAGCAAGAAATGG AATCTTGGTGCCAATACCCCTCGACTTGTAACCATCAGTGACCTAAAAACTGAGGAAAGGAAGCAGAAGCTCTCCAGGTACAGGATGAAGAAGTTCAAGAGAAACTTTGGCAGAAAGATAAAG TATGCCTGCAGGAAGGCTATGGCAGATAGCCAGCCAAGAATGCGAGGGAGGTTCGCCAAGATGCACTGTGGCGACATGCTCAAGCCGAGGAAATAA